The genomic interval GAAATAGTTGAAGTTTAAATTTggatgaaaaacaaaatactaatatttgtttatagaataatatttacaaaaggaatttatttcaaaaaagactattacatttaattattttattctttaatatagGTGCGGTATGTAtaagatataaatttaataattatcttaaaaaattaaataaatcaatcaaatatataaattttgtaataaatattttgacataaaattattttttttgaataaacatAAAATCAGTTTActatttgatatttgtttttttatttatgaatatttaactttttttagaaggaatacttaatatttgttaaattaacaacaacaaaaaatacatatgcaaaaatatatgattttttttatgaaaaaatatatttattaatttaaattatagaatacatgatgcaatataaatttaaatttgttaaaatataaaagatgaaTTAGCATAAAACGACACCatatataacataaaatgataaaatatctaaaaataagataaaattattaattaaaatttgtaatcaaatcaaaattattttgtcgaaacaaaaacaaatacgATACCAAAACAGAAAAAATGTTATACGGAGATGGGAAAAAAAATCTACTCAAACGACAAACtcacaataaaaaatacaaaatatatatatatatatatatatatatatatactaaaatcatttatttatataaaatgaaaaaaacaaaatattttagagactattctagaaagaaaaaaaatgttaataaattatctttttattttgacacaCCTTATTAATAGTACTCTATTgcattcaattattattatttacttttttaattcataggactattttataaaatttaatttatacacgCGTTTGTTTTTGTCAACTTAGATACGCGTTAAGAATGAGAGAACGTTAACATTGAAGCTAGTGAAACCGTATTCATCTCCAAGACCATTGGCATTCATGTATTTGTTGGAAATGGTAGTGTAAAAACCGAACAAAATTGTTTTCAATTAAAAGAATTTGGATCATATTTGGCTAAAAAAGtgctttaaaatatttaatattagatGTCTAAAATATTGGACATCAAaagtttttttaactttttatagcTTCAACCTATAAAAAATTACccaatataacaaaaatatctcCATCTAGCTTTGCTGTAATCTCATATACTATTAAGACTTTGACTACGCATACATCGAATTCGGTTACTTGGCTATTCGAGATTGAAAGTTGTTTGGCTATTAACTTGAAATTTTATACTAACATGTGTTATCAATCTAGTAAAAAAGCTCAGATTCTTTAATTGATTTAACGTATATagttttgtgtatgattttaaaatccatgaatttaaaaatatattattgagagagttaaaaaaattgaaattgactaaaaatattaatttttctaaaagttTTTGTTACATTCTAGTAACTTTGGTGctattgtataatttttttttggtttcttGCAAGTGATGATACAACGAAATAATGAAAAcagataaataatattatattacttTGAGGTCGTTTTTCCTTTACACCCTTAGATCATCGTTCATTGATCTTTATCTAATTAATTTTGGAGCGAATTTAAATTGTTTGGggtataaaaacaaaattattaaataacttATAGAACCTCTCGTTTTCATGTGAGTGTGTGTCTGGGAGTCGTTACTTCCATTAAAAGCTTCAGCCGTTAGATTTACAGTTTTGTAGGTTAGAAGATGTTCGCTtgatgtaaatattattttgatttaatttttatgcgATTAATTATCTAGTAAAAAAAAGGGGAAATGTCTAgttacataattataaattgtgCTAACAATTATAACAAGGTAATTTATTAGCTTGTTTTTTAGTTTCACAGTTActctttttattattgttatactGCCTTTTAACAACATAAGATTGTAACCTAAATTTATTCTCTAtttcctcttcctcttcctctgTTTTATTACGAAAACGTTAACATGGATCTTAATGTTAAGAAATCAAAATCTAAAGAAGAAGTTTTAGAATTTGTGTggtcaattttttaaaactttaaaaattaatcttatactattaataataaaataattaattatctacAAGTATTATCTATTTATTGTAATTCAATCTATCTACCTGCTCTATTAATTACTAGGTATGCATGCAACAAAATTTGCCTCCGATTCCTCGAGGAAAATATGCCCCACTCTTTATTGGAGTTGATATTTGGTTTCTCAATCCCCCATCTAAGGTTGGATTTATCCATctcatctatatatataaaataataaattttaaaagttttatttattataattaatataataataattttttgacaaaataaaaaattatatttttgtaaagaggattaaaatttatacaaatattaaataaaatatatatatatatatatatatatatattcgttTAAATTAAACAGAGTAACTgattaaatagttatttttgaatctatatatatatatatatatatatataataattttactactGGGATCAATTTGGATGTAGATGCGGATCATTTATTATGTGGTAATATATTTGCGAGAAAAGTACTTGGATACGGATCAATAATTTCACTCACTCGGGTTTCATATGTACGTACAAAAGTACTTGGAGATTTTTGTGGTAcctattttaagaaaaatttacacattttaaaatgtattaattacttattttatttttatacctCTCTTAATTGTTTAATAAGAgtaaagatattttatatacttttattatAAATGTCTTATTTAAGTTAGGagtatttcttaaaaaataattaactgtgttgatttaaatgataaaacatAAATGTCATCTACTAATAGTTAAATGAATTGagatacaataaatattaatgatatattaattaaaaaaattaattcattaataatataaaaagaaaaacaatttgaaacaaataaacATTATTGCAAACGAAATTATTGCGAGAAAGAGTCTGTGGATCTCTCCATTTTTGAAGAGCATCgatatatgttatatatatttgaaacaGAAGAATAATATGTGGTAATATATTTCACTCTCTCAAATAACATCTGACATcatttacaaattataattatcaattctcctatatatgtatatatagttATTCAATTGGTAACTCCttcaaaatttctatttttgtatattttctgTTTCATGTGCAAATATTTTGAAGCAAATAACATTGCTTTTAAATGTTAAATGTGATGCTTTTAAATGTTAAATGTGATTCAAATTGATTGATAATTAGTTAGTCAGAATATAGTTAGAACTTAGTTAGAAAATGGTTAGAAGTTAGTTGAGGTTGTTATAACTTGTATAGTAAAAAATTGCTTCTATAAAAGCCATAAGTACcaatgatataaataatttttttttttttccggaCGAATTCTAGATTGTTAATCATTCTCCAGATTTCACTCTTCAGATTGATAGTCAATCTCcgttttttgaaaattttcttttcttctttttcttctcaatttcaagtCCTCTCAATTATACAACTTGTTCTAACAATTGACATCAAGAGCTTAGGTTATAATTATTGGGAAACACGAGTGCAAGTGTGAGGGAAATAAAAATTGGAAAACACAAGTGTgagtgaaagaaaagaaagaagacatGAATGGAAGAGGATTTCCAGCGAATTTGTCAATTCTTGATGGGAAGAATTGGGAGAGGTGATCTGCATCAATGAGATCGTTGCTGAGAGATCAAGAAGTGTGTGAGATTGTTCAAGATGCATATGAACAACTTGGTGTGAATCCAATATAAAGACAACAAACAACTTTCAAAGATTGCAAGAAAAGATATTGCAAAGGCATTGTTTTACATCCAGCAAAGTGTGGATTCAAACAACTTTAAAAGGATTTGGAAGGCGTCTATATAAAAGGAGGCATGGGAGATATTGGTCAAGTACTATACAGGTGGGGAAAATGCCAAGAAAGTGAAGCTCCAAATGCTAAGAAGGCAATACAAACTATTGCagatggaagaagaagaagaagttgtGGCAAATTACTTCAATTGTGTACAGATTGTTGTTAATCAAATGAGAATAAATGGTGAATCATTAactgaagtggagattattgaAAAGATTCTTAGAACATTAACACAAAGGTGTGATCATATTATGGTGGccattgaagaatcaaaggatcttgaTAAGATGAAGACATAAGATTTGCAAAGCTCTTTTGAAGCTCGTGAACTGAGAGTAAGAGAAAGGTGTGCAGCAACTCCAACATCTCAAGTACAGGCTCTACAGGCCCAAGTTAGCAAGAAGACCAACCAAAGTGGTAACAACAACAAGAATTTGAATGGCaagaaaaaattcaacaagaaaGGAATTCAATGAACAATTGTAAAAAATAGGGGCATTTTGTAAATGAATGCAGATCTAAGAATGTTCAAAGAGAGGATGATGAAGCTCAAATGACAGCTGAGGATTCAGACTCAGATAAGGTGTTGTTAATGGCTACAACAAAATCAGATGATGACTGCCTAAAGCAGTGGTACCTTGACATCGGTTGTTCAAATCACATGACTGACCATAAAGATTGGTTTGTAAGCATTGATAAGAAGGTGAAAAGGGAGATCAGATTTTCAGATAACAGTTCAGTAACTGTAGAAGGAGTAGGAAAAGTGTTGATTCAAATGAGAGATGGTACACAATCATTCATATGTGATGTGTTGTATGTGCCAAACATGAAGAACAATTTGCTAAGCCTTGGACAATTGCTTGAAAAGGGGTATTCTATGAAGATGGAGTAAGGTGAAATGAGATTGTTTGATAGTTCAAGAAGACTGATCTTGAAGGCACCACTGTCTAAAAATAGAAACTTCAAGATTGATATCTAGATCAATGAGAGCAAGTGCCTAGCTGGTGAAGTCAGGAATGAAGATTGGTTGCGGCATCAGATGTTTAGACATTTAAATTTCAGAAGCCTTTAAATGTTGCATAACAAGAAAATCGTGCAAGGAATTCCAGAAATTAAAATGTCAAAGAATTTGTGTAAAGAATGTTGTCAGGCCAAACAACACAGAAACTCATTCAAGGCTGAAGTACCAACTCGATCTTCAAGAATGATGGAGATAATCTACTCTGATGTTTGTGGTCCCTTTGAAGAAGTATCAATAGGAGATAATCATTACTTCGTATCATTCATTGATGATTTTACAAGGAAATTTTGGGTATATCTAATCAAGATAAAGAATGAAGTACTTGAGATacttaaaaaattcaagatAGTGATTGAAAAACAAAGTGGTTTAGTATGAAAATCGTCAGAACATATGGAGGAGGAGAATATAATTCTCATGAATTCCATTCTTTTTGTGAAAAAGAAGGGATATTGCATGAAGTAAATACACCATACACTCCCCCAACATAATGACACGACTGAAAGGAGAAACAAAACTATAGTCAACATGGCCATGAGTATGTTGAAAGGTAAGAAAATGCCTCATAGATTCTGGGGGGAAGCATTATCAATTGTAGTGTATATTTTGAATAGGTGTCCAACCAAGAGACTGGGCACAAGGACACCCGAGGAAGCTTGGACTGGAAGAAAGCCAATTGTGAATCATTTGAGAATGTTTGACTCAAGAGGATGGCACTTAAAAATAAGTGAAGCCAACTCGAGCAGTCCAACTAGCCCATACATATGAGCTAGCTTCATCAGTCCAGCCATCAGTGTAGAAGTAGTGGGACTTGATGAAGGCCAGCCTGCAGGAACAACAAGTCAGCCAATTCTTGAGTATGTGAGAAAGTCTAAAAGAGCTAGACAGCCTTCAGTCAGATTGCAACCATGTGAAGTGACATATGACTCAACCATCAATGTAGATAGATAATTAACACATTTTGCTTTGTTGGCTGAATCAGAACCAGTAAGTGATGAAGAAGCTTTGAGTGATCCTAGATGGAGAGTAGCAATGGATGAGGAACTCAAAGCCATAAAGAAGAACAAGACATAGGAGTTGATGAACATGCCAGTGAACAAGAGATCAGTTGATGTGAAATGggtctataaaataaaattgaaacatGACGGGCATTTTGCGAGGTACAAGGCCAAACTTGTAGCAAAGGGATTTTTGCAAAAACATGGGCTAGACTATGATGAGGTATTTGCCCCAGTAGTTAGAATTGAAACAGTAAAAATGGTAGTCTCAATGGCTAGCTACAAAGGTTGGTATATGCATCAGTTGGATGTTAAATTAGCCTTCCTCAATGGATCATTGGAAGAAAAAGTGTATGTAAAGCAACCACCAAGATAAGAAGTAAGAGGCAAGGAATACAATGTATATAAGCTGAAGAAAGCACTATATGGTCTGAAGCAAACTCCTAGAGCCTGGAACAAGAGGATTGACAAATTCCTCTTAgagcaacaatttgaaaaatatatcaatgaGCGTGGAGTTTATGTTAAGAAGAGAGCAGCAACACCTGCACTGCAGATATGCCTATATGTAGATGATTTACTGTTGACTAGCAACAATGAAACAAAAATTCAGAAATATCAGAATGGAGAAGAAATTTGATATGATTGATCTAGGCATGATATCATATTTCCTTGGTATTGAGTTTGTAATCAAAGAAAATGAAGCTTTTATTCACCAAAAAAAGTATGTTAATGATGTACTAAGGAGATTCAAGATGCAAGACTACAATGAGGCTGATACTCCATCAGAAGCATGTCTGGTCCTATCAAAAGAAGGCAATGAGGAGCTGGTTGACCCTACAACATTCAAGCAATTGGTAGGATCATTGAGATATTTATGCAACACACGGCCAGACATAGCTCACAGTGTTGGACTGGTTAGTAGGTACATGGAAAAACCTAGAACATCTCACTATTTGGTAGCTAAAAGAATTTTGAGGTACATCAAGGAAACAAGTGAGCTGTGACTGCACTATGCTAAGAGGCAGGCTGGAATTGAAGCTGGTTTGATTGGATTCACTAATGCAGATTGGTGTGGAGATAAAGATGATATGAAGAATACCTCTGGCTATGTTTTCATGATAAATGAGTCACCAATCTCATGGTGTTCAAGGAAACAAAACATAGTCACATTGTCTACTTGTGAAACTAAATATGTGGTTGCATCAATGAGAACATGCCAAGCTGTGCGACTGGCAGAATTGAGACTGAGAAGTAATGATGTAGTGAAGATGAAGATAGACAATAAATCAGCTATAGACCTAGCAAGACATCCAAGTGTAAATGGAAGGAGCAAGCACATATAAACAAGATTCCATTTTCTAAAGGATTAAGTAATGAAGGGCATGATAAAGCTGGAACACTGCAATACAAATGATCAAAAGGCTGAcgttttaacaaaaaatttgaaGAGGGTGAAGTTCCAAGATATGATGATCAAACTTGGAttaacatcaaatttaatcactttgaattagggagcatgttaaatgtaattcaaattgattggtaattagttagttaaaatatagttagaagttagttagaaTTTGGTTAGAAGTTAGTAAAACACTTTTTCTATAACTTGTATAGTAGAAAACTGCTTCTATAAAAGTCATAAGTACCGAcgacataaatataatttttttttctgattgaATTTCAGACTGTTAATCATTCTCtagattgataatcaatgtCCGTTTTCTGaactttctattttcttattttttcttctcaatttcaattcatcTTAATTATACAACTTTTtccaacaataaataaaattcattttattatcaAGATCATTATTTAATGATTCTTTTAAGAATTATGTAtaattaaatgtatatttataacGATGGAGCAACTTACCCACTAATGATAAAAAATTCTCTCATTAATTGGAAAATTTATTCGAGTACCCCATCTTATTCAtttaatgatttgataaaaGATTGAGATTAGTACAAATAGTATTAACAATATTATGTTATTGAATATAGAATtagctagatattaaatttggAAGAGAAAGTGGCATTGGTGAAGCAGACACGAGAAACACAAAGGACAAAACTAATGTGACTGAAAATGAATATAGAAGGTGGTGTGAGAAAAC from Cicer arietinum cultivar CDC Frontier isolate Library 1 chromosome 5, Cicar.CDCFrontier_v2.0, whole genome shotgun sequence carries:
- the LOC101514276 gene encoding uncharacterized protein, with translation MEEEEEVVANYFNCVQIVVNQMRINGESLTEVEIIEKILRTLTQRSKNVQREDDEAQMTAEDSDSDKVLLMATTKSDDDCLKQWYLDIGCSNHMTDHKDWFVSIDKKVKREIRFSDNSSVTVEGVGKVLIQMRDGTQSFICDVLYVPNMKNNLLSLGQLLEKGYSMKME